In Arachis hypogaea cultivar Tifrunner chromosome 2, arahy.Tifrunner.gnm2.J5K5, whole genome shotgun sequence, a genomic segment contains:
- the LOC112752244 gene encoding uncharacterized protein codes for MATVHITLCINHRGRFEQGPCGKLGYVGGEVTEIERVNVDTLNEFFINDLLKDIGYTSITDFYWLEPGKELDNGLKLLRVDMDIVKLYEAAVKNGNRIYLYTEHPVNDPVIVEENITPSKVRLKTCAKRNPTPKKTPRRRLMDGEVQNRKEVHKASS; via the coding sequence ATGGCTACTGTGCATATTACTCTGTGTATTAATCATAGGGGGAGATTTGAGCAAGGTCCATGTGGAAAGCTTGGGTATGTTGGTGGGGAAGTAACAGAGATTGAGAGGGTTAATGTGGATACTCTCAATGAATTTTTCATAAATGATTTGCTAAAGGACATTGGATATACATCCATTACTGATTTTTATTGGCTAGAACCTGGTAAGGAGCTTGATAATGGGTTGAAATTGTTAAGGGTTGATATGGACATAGTTAAGTTATATGAGGCTGCTGTAAAGAATGGTAACAGAATTTACTTATACACAGAGCACCCTGTAAATGATCCTGTTATTGTTGAAGAGAATATTACTCCATCAAAGGTGAGATTGAAGACTTGTGCTAAGAGAAATCCAACTCCAAAGAAGACTCCAAGAAGAAGACTTATGGATGGTGAGGTCCAGAATAGGAAAGAGGTCCATAAAGCAAGCAGCTAG